A window from Bacillota bacterium encodes these proteins:
- the lepB gene encoding signal peptidase I codes for MIRLNRWKEVWDWLKSILIAIALAMLIRLFLFEVFVVEGRSMYPTLIETERLMVNKIVYHFDEPEIGDIVVFEYEPGRDFIKRVIGVGGDRVEIKNGRVYINSELLEEPYLLEDMDMYDFGPVEVPPGYLFLMGDYRQNSMDSRDPRVGFVSLSHLKGRAFFIFWPPWEARVIGNEVN; via the coding sequence ATGATCCGGTTGAACAGGTGGAAAGAGGTTTGGGATTGGCTCAAATCTATTTTAATTGCAATTGCTCTGGCAATGCTGATCAGACTTTTTCTTTTCGAAGTTTTTGTTGTTGAGGGTAGGTCGATGTACCCTACTCTCATTGAAACAGAACGCCTGATGGTTAACAAAATTGTATATCATTTTGATGAACCGGAAATCGGTGATATTGTCGTTTTCGAGTATGAGCCCGGTCGGGATTTTATAAAAAGGGTTATCGGCGTAGGCGGAGACCGCGTTGAAATAAAAAACGGCCGGGTTTACATTAACAGCGAGTTGCTTGAAGAACCATACCTGTTGGAAGATATGGATATGTATGACTTTGGGCCGGTGGAAGTACCTCCCGGTTATCTCTTTTTAATGGGAGACTACAGGCAGAACAGTATGGACAGCAGGGATCCGAGGGTTGGATTCGTATCCCTTTCTCACCTTAAAGGTCGGGCATTCTTCATTTTCTGGCCGCCATGGGAAGCACGGGTGATTGGTAACGAGGTGAATTAA
- the rplS gene encoding 50S ribosomal protein L19, which produces MDLIKEVEKRNLKEDLPHFNAGDTVKVHVRVVEGGRERIQVFEGVVIGRQGSGARETFTVRRVTYGIGVERIFPVHSPSINKIEVVKHGKVRRAKLYYLRQRTGKAARIKEKR; this is translated from the coding sequence ATGGACTTGATTAAAGAAGTTGAAAAGCGCAATTTGAAAGAAGATTTACCTCATTTTAATGCCGGAGACACGGTAAAAGTTCACGTCAGAGTTGTTGAAGGAGGACGGGAACGTATTCAGGTTTTCGAAGGAGTTGTTATCGGCCGCCAGGGTAGTGGGGCAAGAGAAACTTTTACCGTCCGCCGTGTTACATACGGGATCGGTGTAGAAAGAATTTTCCCCGTGCATTCACCGTCGATCAACAAAATTGAAGTTGTCAAGCATGGTAAAGTCCGCAGGGCAAAATTATATTATCTGAGGCAGAGAACAGGAAAAGCGGCAAGAATCAAAGAAAAAAGATAA
- the trmD gene encoding tRNA (guanosine(37)-N1)-methyltransferase TrmD gives MKVDLITIFPAILNGPFSESMLKRAVERGLIEINLIDLRQYTHDRHRQVDDAPYGGGHGMILKPEPLFEAVEDLRNKEGSVSSRVILMTPQGRTFNQKIAAELVAEDHLILICGRYEGIDERVRTALVDDEISIGDYVLTGGELAAAVIVDAVARLIPGFITDEASVEESFSGLLLEYPQYTRPSEYRGLEVPSVLLSGNHKDIELWRKRESIRRTFELRPDLLENVELSPEDQDYLNRLKNKNIDN, from the coding sequence ATGAAGGTAGATCTGATCACGATATTTCCTGCAATTTTAAACGGTCCTTTCAGTGAGAGCATGCTGAAAAGAGCCGTTGAACGTGGCTTGATCGAGATTAACCTTATTGACCTGCGGCAGTATACACATGATCGGCATCGTCAGGTAGATGACGCTCCATACGGCGGCGGACATGGAATGATCCTCAAACCTGAGCCGCTGTTTGAGGCGGTGGAGGATCTAAGAAATAAAGAAGGCTCCGTCTCTTCACGGGTGATCCTGATGACTCCGCAGGGCAGGACCTTTAACCAGAAAATTGCTGCTGAACTGGTTGCCGAAGATCATCTAATCTTGATATGCGGCCGCTACGAGGGTATAGATGAAAGGGTGAGGACAGCCCTGGTTGATGATGAAATTTCAATTGGTGATTATGTCCTTACCGGGGGAGAGCTTGCTGCCGCAGTTATTGTTGATGCAGTTGCCAGACTTATTCCCGGTTTTATCACGGATGAAGCCTCCGTGGAAGAATCATTCAGCGGGTTATTGCTGGAATATCCTCAGTATACCCGGCCATCAGAGTACAGGGGTTTGGAAGTGCCCTCGGTTCTCCTTTCCGGAAATCATAAAGATATTGAACTCTGGAGGAAACGTGAATCGATTAGAAGGACCTTTGAATTACGCCCGGACTTGCTTGAAAATGTCGAGCTTTCACCGGAAGATCAGGATTACCTTAACAGGTTAAAGAATAAAAATATTGATAATTAA
- the rimM gene encoding ribosome maturation factor RimM (Essential for efficient processing of 16S rRNA): MTREKENAAIGKILSPHGTGGLLKVYPYSDFPERLKLLTEVTLVLDARTYHLVVEKGALYGRFWLIKFKGIDTREEAQTLNGSLIMIPLDQRIALPEGSFYHDQLVGLRVYNMEEELLGVITDIIATGGHDVYLVSRKKPGKKDLLIPGVKKIIRQVDLENLKMIVELPEGLLEI; encoded by the coding sequence ATGACCAGGGAGAAAGAAAACGCTGCAATCGGAAAAATACTTTCTCCGCACGGGACTGGCGGATTGTTGAAGGTTTACCCTTACAGCGATTTCCCGGAAAGACTGAAGCTTTTAACCGAAGTGACACTGGTGCTCGATGCCAGAACATATCATTTAGTTGTTGAAAAAGGAGCTCTGTACGGGCGATTCTGGTTAATTAAATTCAAAGGGATCGATACAAGGGAAGAGGCACAGACCCTGAACGGCAGTCTGATCATGATCCCCCTTGATCAAAGAATAGCCCTCCCGGAAGGTTCTTTTTACCATGATCAACTTGTTGGTTTGCGTGTATACAACATGGAGGAAGAACTGTTGGGAGTGATAACTGATATTATTGCCACCGGAGGGCACGATGTATACCTGGTCAGCAGAAAAAAACCCGGTAAAAAGGATTTGCTTATTCCGGGGGTCAAGAAAATTATCAGGCAGGTTGATCTGGAAAATCTGAAGATGATTGTTGAACTACCGGAAGGCCTGCTCGAAATCTGA
- a CDS encoding KH domain-containing protein: MKELLEHIAKALVDNPEQVSVHLVESDRLVVLELRVAPEDMGKVIGKQGRIAKAIRTVVNAAAIRESKRVVVEIVQ; this comes from the coding sequence ATGAAAGAGCTTCTGGAACATATTGCAAAAGCATTAGTGGATAATCCTGAACAGGTAAGTGTTCACCTGGTTGAAAGCGATCGCCTGGTAGTTCTGGAACTACGAGTAGCTCCGGAAGATATGGGCAAAGTAATCGGAAAGCAGGGCCGCATTGCCAAAGCAATCCGTACGGTTGTTAATGCAGCCGCAATCAGGGAGAGCAAGCGGGTCGTAGTAGAAATCGTACAATGA
- the rpsP gene encoding 30S ribosomal protein S16: protein MAVRIRLKRMGAKKKPFYRIVVADSRYPRDGRFIEEIGYYNPTTTPTTFKVDEEKVRQWISKGAKPSDTVRALLDKAGVK from the coding sequence TTGGCAGTACGCATAAGACTAAAACGGATGGGTGCAAAGAAGAAGCCCTTTTACCGCATTGTGGTGGCTGATTCCCGTTATCCCCGGGATGGCCGCTTTATTGAAGAAATAGGCTACTACAACCCGACAACCACTCCGACAACCTTTAAGGTTGATGAAGAAAAAGTCAGGCAGTGGATCTCAAAAGGTGCAAAACCTTCTGATACGGTCAGGGCTCTGTTAGACAAAGCCGGTGTCAAGTAG
- the ffh gene encoding signal recognition particle protein — protein sequence MMFASLAEKLQSTLRQLRGKGKLGEKDVDLAMREIRLALLEADVNFKVVKDFVAAVRERSLGQEVMNSLTPGQQVVKIVNEELTRLMGEKQEGLSPGGKAPAKIMLVGLQGSGKTTTAVKLAAHLRRSGRRPLLVAADVYRPGAVKQLEVLTKAAGEGFFSVPDSDPVKICRDGLKLAERDGYDAVIFDTAGRLHIDEEMMAEIGAIKDSVHPDEVLLIIDAMTGQDAVNAAAAFNNAVGLSGVILTKLDGDTRGGAALSVRAVTGCPIKFIGVGEKTEALEPFHPDRMASRILGMGDVLSLIEKAESVIDREKAKEMEQKLRKQQFTLDDFKEQLGQLRNMGSLEDILGMLPGAANIPKEVKQLSLNEDNFRKVEAIVDSMTKKEKQDPSIINSSRRRRIATGSGTSVQDVNKLLNQFSQMQKMFKKMGTLEKKAQFKKLRKGKGGFPF from the coding sequence TTGATGTTTGCCAGCCTTGCTGAAAAATTGCAGAGCACGCTTCGACAACTTCGCGGGAAGGGAAAACTCGGTGAAAAAGATGTCGATCTGGCAATGCGTGAAATCAGGCTTGCGCTGCTGGAGGCAGATGTTAATTTTAAAGTGGTTAAGGATTTTGTTGCCGCGGTTAGAGAAAGATCGTTGGGACAGGAAGTTATGAACAGTCTCACTCCAGGTCAGCAGGTAGTGAAAATAGTAAACGAAGAACTGACCAGGCTGATGGGAGAAAAACAAGAAGGGTTGTCTCCGGGCGGCAAGGCTCCGGCAAAAATTATGCTGGTAGGTCTGCAGGGCTCAGGGAAAACTACCACGGCAGTTAAGCTGGCAGCACACCTGAGGCGAAGCGGAAGGCGACCGCTGCTGGTTGCGGCAGACGTATATCGTCCAGGCGCAGTCAAACAGCTTGAAGTATTAACCAAGGCAGCAGGAGAAGGTTTTTTCAGCGTACCCGACAGTGATCCGGTAAAGATCTGCCGCGATGGCCTGAAGCTGGCAGAACGAGATGGTTATGACGCAGTTATTTTTGATACTGCGGGCCGCCTGCACATAGACGAAGAGATGATGGCCGAGATAGGGGCAATCAAAGATAGTGTCCACCCGGATGAAGTATTGCTGATAATTGATGCAATGACCGGGCAGGATGCTGTTAACGCTGCTGCTGCTTTTAACAACGCTGTTGGTCTGAGCGGTGTGATTTTGACCAAGCTTGATGGTGATACCCGTGGGGGCGCAGCGTTGTCTGTAAGGGCTGTAACCGGCTGTCCAATCAAGTTTATCGGAGTCGGTGAAAAAACTGAAGCGCTTGAGCCATTTCACCCAGACCGGATGGCTTCACGAATATTGGGCATGGGCGATGTTTTATCCCTCATTGAAAAGGCAGAATCGGTAATAGATCGGGAAAAAGCAAAAGAAATGGAGCAGAAATTACGTAAACAGCAGTTCACCCTGGATGACTTCAAGGAACAGCTGGGACAGCTGCGTAACATGGGTTCTCTGGAAGATATTCTCGGAATGCTTCCCGGAGCGGCAAATATTCCGAAGGAAGTCAAGCAGCTGTCTCTTAATGAAGACAATTTCAGAAAGGTCGAAGCGATTGTAGATTCGATGACAAAAAAAGAGAAACAGGATCCCTCGATAATTAACAGCAGCAGAAGGCGCAGAATAGCAACGGGCAGCGGAACCAGTGTCCAGGATGTGAACAAACTGCTCAACCAGTTTAGCCAGATGCAGAAGATGTTTAAAAAAATGGGTACGCTTGAGAAAAAAGCCCAATTCAAAAAGTTAAGAAAAGGAAAAGGCGGATTTCCTTTTTAA
- a CDS encoding YlxM family DNA-binding protein: MLEKLNRINLLYDIYAPLLTERQREIIQLYFSENYSLAEIAEEDGISRQAIHDLIQRALNTIEKLESKLGLYKLFNHQQDLLAEAEKLLVKNELSSPEIQLLRQIINRLRKSTEQ; this comes from the coding sequence ATGCTTGAGAAGCTGAACAGAATTAACCTGCTTTATGACATTTATGCCCCCCTTTTAACGGAAAGGCAGAGGGAAATTATCCAGTTATATTTCAGTGAAAATTACTCATTAGCTGAAATAGCAGAAGAAGACGGCATCAGCCGTCAGGCTATTCATGATCTGATCCAGCGTGCGCTTAATACCATTGAAAAGCTTGAGTCGAAACTTGGTTTATATAAATTGTTTAATCACCAACAGGATCTGTTGGCGGAAGCAGAAAAACTTTTAGTGAAAAATGAATTATCTTCCCCGGAAATTCAACTGCTTCGTCAGATTATAAATAGATTGCGTAAGAGCACAGAACAATAG
- the ftsY gene encoding signal recognition particle-docking protein FtsY, with translation MLLGDQFKKGLSRSKTGFLSRLNSIFSGGELDESFYEELEEALIAGDVGIQTTIMLVENLREEAKSLKINERSKVRELLKTMLVKLMDFEVIKPEQLATPYVILLVGVNGSGKTTSAAKLAALYKRSDQKVLLVAGDTFRAAAVEQLEIWAELAGVNIIKQQSGSDPSALFFDAMNAARARNIDIVIGDTAGRLHNKSNLMEELNKIYRVISRNCEGAPHEIMLVIDATTGNNALAQARSFNEILPLTGLILTKLDGTARGGIVIGIQRELKIPVRYIGTGEAIEDIVPFDPGEFINALL, from the coding sequence ATGCTCTTAGGTGATCAGTTCAAAAAAGGTTTATCCCGAAGTAAAACAGGTTTCCTCAGCCGTCTGAACAGCATATTTAGCGGTGGCGAGCTTGATGAATCATTCTATGAGGAACTTGAAGAGGCTCTGATTGCAGGCGATGTGGGGATTCAAACCACTATCATGCTTGTTGAAAACTTACGAGAAGAGGCTAAATCGCTTAAGATTAATGAACGGTCGAAAGTAAGAGAACTCCTTAAAACCATGCTGGTTAAACTGATGGATTTTGAAGTGATAAAGCCTGAGCAGTTGGCAACTCCCTATGTTATTTTACTGGTCGGGGTTAACGGGTCGGGTAAAACAACATCTGCTGCAAAACTAGCCGCACTATATAAGCGTTCTGATCAGAAAGTGTTACTGGTTGCCGGTGATACTTTCAGGGCAGCTGCTGTGGAACAACTTGAAATATGGGCTGAACTTGCCGGTGTTAATATCATCAAGCAGCAGTCGGGCTCTGATCCTTCAGCTCTTTTTTTTGATGCCATGAATGCAGCCCGGGCGAGAAATATTGATATTGTGATCGGTGACACGGCCGGTCGACTGCATAATAAGAGCAACCTGATGGAAGAATTAAATAAAATCTATCGTGTTATAAGCAGAAACTGTGAGGGAGCTCCGCACGAGATAATGCTGGTTATTGATGCAACAACCGGTAATAATGCACTGGCACAAGCCAGAAGTTTTAACGAAATACTGCCCCTTACAGGTTTAATTCTGACAAAACTGGATGGGACCGCCCGTGGCGGTATTGTAATCGGTATTCAACGCGAGTTAAAGATACCTGTTCGCTATATCGGCACCGGTGAGGCAATAGAGGATATTGTTCCCTTTGATCCCGGAGAATTTATTAATGCGCTTCTCTAG
- the smc gene encoding chromosome segregation protein SMC, with protein sequence MYLKKLELFGFKSFAEKSELDLSPGIAAVIGPNGCGKSNLVDAVRWALGEQSVKSLRGSKMEEVIFSGSEKRKALNFAEVSLTFADAASFLNIEYDEVTITRRLFRSGDSEYYINKSPCRLKDITEMFMDTGLGKDIYSVIGQGRVEEIINSRPEERREIFEEAAGIFKYKLRKKEAGRRLDETRENLVRVQDLIFELETQIEPLQEQAEVTRRYRAIKEQIDTEEKKLLSYHLYNSREQLGKVNRQLQAVNDALLTAAARGGLYEKEVQDLKFKLQEEQRLKRELEQNMSKKSSTLEYQEGELRLQLERKSRFEEQIEQNNQRIGQLDILMDELSSQKVKAGEDLEEKKELLADLDIELEKLRAEMKDLESSALPGEVDRLREKIYLSGASKEAAKSTIEELKRRLGKINIQKETLKKDQAELNSILEKLENTKKEVILNIAKLNEERTAAEKYELEQLKEEEQIKLKLEKLGETASGKKEELHGLKSRLNLLEEQESALSGYYRGVKEIMQAGSTLSGIVGPVADLISVEDEHVQAIETALGGSLQYLVARNEKAVHEAIRYLKEGNRGWATFLPLDIIHRAANPLERFPGWNKLEGVIGRASDLVKFDQNYRKAIDYLMSTVIVCRDLKSASAAARFVEHSCRVVTLDGEMINPGGIMRGGSLPRRNAGMPLGRRKEIESLQREQRAKEKELETVLTDLEQLKKRLDECRQRLTGAAENKKRLSDLYAGVEKELNQLQSEIGLTESRLKASERANADLIAEEKEITGRLDELRKEIEKSTVDITELENRLSGTREQYKAYQEEKKILEQKITEVLVKISSYREQRDSLLERLENIDNSIQKPAIEKTEREKELERYKAELEKNREIQLNLKAELETITSEKARLIGKYEEKNRLVTELEAALVDLEEQGRRKQSQVGRQEKREKQLTVEQTRLQTEISYQEMRFRELFNTLDLVRTDENYDPEESQFTVENLKEDIEALGEVNLGAIEELARLEDRINFLTEQKDDLHRGEASLQKVLAEIDQRMEFYFKKSFEQINENFEQTFVELFEGGQVLLRLTDQDHILDSGIDIIAQPPGKKLQNINLLSAGEKVLTAIALVFAILRFKPAPFYLLDEVESMLDDANLTRFTKFLKQSSEDAQFILITHRKRTMEEAEVLYGVTMPEPGVSKLISLKLDHQVRAEGTR encoded by the coding sequence GTGTATTTAAAGAAGCTCGAATTATTTGGTTTTAAATCGTTTGCAGAGAAATCGGAGCTTGACTTGAGCCCCGGTATTGCAGCGGTGATCGGACCCAATGGGTGCGGCAAAAGTAACCTGGTCGATGCGGTTCGCTGGGCACTGGGAGAACAGAGTGTTAAATCTCTTCGAGGCTCAAAAATGGAAGAAGTGATTTTTTCAGGCAGTGAAAAAAGAAAAGCCCTGAACTTTGCTGAAGTATCTTTAACCTTTGCCGATGCAGCTTCCTTCCTGAACATCGAATATGACGAAGTGACAATTACAAGACGCCTTTTTCGCAGCGGAGATAGCGAATATTATATAAATAAATCTCCCTGCAGGCTAAAAGATATAACAGAAATGTTCATGGATACCGGACTCGGTAAAGATATCTATTCTGTTATTGGACAGGGACGGGTAGAGGAGATTATCAACAGCCGCCCTGAGGAGAGAAGAGAGATCTTTGAAGAGGCTGCCGGTATTTTTAAATATAAGCTGAGGAAAAAAGAGGCGGGCAGACGTCTCGATGAAACCCGTGAAAATCTGGTCAGGGTGCAGGATTTAATTTTTGAGTTGGAAACCCAGATTGAACCGCTTCAGGAACAGGCAGAGGTAACACGCCGTTATAGAGCTATCAAGGAACAGATCGATACTGAAGAAAAAAAGCTGCTATCCTATCATCTGTATAATTCCCGTGAACAGCTCGGCAAAGTTAACCGCCAGCTGCAGGCTGTCAACGATGCACTACTTACTGCTGCCGCCCGGGGCGGTTTATACGAAAAAGAAGTTCAGGATCTGAAATTTAAACTGCAGGAAGAACAGAGATTAAAAAGAGAACTGGAACAAAATATGTCCAAAAAGTCCAGTACCCTTGAGTACCAGGAAGGTGAATTACGTCTGCAGTTGGAGCGTAAAAGCCGCTTTGAAGAACAGATAGAACAGAATAATCAACGGATCGGGCAGCTGGATATCCTGATGGATGAACTGTCGTCACAGAAAGTTAAAGCCGGAGAGGACCTGGAGGAGAAGAAAGAACTTCTGGCAGATCTTGATATTGAGCTTGAAAAGCTGCGTGCAGAAATGAAAGATCTGGAAAGCAGCGCTTTACCGGGAGAAGTGGATAGGTTAAGAGAAAAAATTTATCTTTCCGGTGCCAGCAAAGAAGCGGCAAAGTCGACAATTGAAGAGTTGAAACGGCGCCTGGGCAAGATCAATATTCAGAAAGAAACCCTGAAGAAAGATCAGGCAGAATTAAACAGCATTTTAGAGAAGCTTGAAAATACGAAGAAGGAAGTAATTTTAAACATCGCAAAACTGAATGAAGAACGTACAGCTGCCGAAAAGTACGAACTTGAACAACTTAAAGAAGAAGAACAAATTAAGCTCAAGCTGGAGAAACTTGGTGAAACAGCTTCCGGGAAAAAAGAAGAACTGCATGGATTGAAAAGCAGGTTAAATCTTCTTGAAGAACAGGAATCGGCATTATCCGGATATTACAGGGGCGTTAAAGAAATTATGCAAGCCGGGTCAACGCTATCCGGCATAGTCGGTCCAGTAGCCGATCTGATTTCTGTCGAAGACGAGCATGTTCAGGCGATTGAAACAGCGTTGGGCGGCAGTCTCCAGTATCTGGTCGCCCGGAATGAAAAAGCGGTACACGAGGCAATTCGTTACCTAAAAGAAGGGAATCGGGGCTGGGCAACCTTTTTACCTCTGGATATAATTCACAGGGCCGCCAATCCTTTGGAACGTTTTCCCGGGTGGAACAAGCTTGAAGGAGTAATCGGTCGGGCGTCCGATCTGGTCAAATTTGATCAAAACTACAGGAAGGCAATTGATTACCTGATGTCAACGGTAATAGTTTGCCGGGATCTCAAGTCTGCCTCTGCAGCAGCGCGTTTTGTTGAACACAGCTGCCGGGTTGTTACCCTTGATGGAGAGATGATCAACCCCGGAGGAATCATGCGAGGGGGCAGTTTACCCAGGCGTAATGCCGGTATGCCTCTGGGCCGCCGTAAAGAGATCGAATCACTCCAACGGGAACAACGGGCAAAAGAAAAAGAATTAGAGACAGTTCTGACTGACCTTGAACAGCTGAAAAAGCGGTTGGATGAGTGCCGTCAGCGGCTGACCGGAGCAGCAGAAAACAAAAAAAGATTGTCTGATTTATACGCAGGTGTGGAGAAAGAATTAAACCAGCTGCAAAGTGAGATTGGACTGACCGAAAGCCGCCTGAAAGCCTCTGAGAGAGCTAATGCGGATCTGATTGCGGAGGAAAAAGAAATTACCGGTCGCCTGGATGAACTACGTAAGGAGATCGAAAAGTCCACTGTTGATATTACAGAACTGGAAAACAGGTTATCAGGAACCAGGGAGCAATATAAGGCTTATCAGGAAGAGAAGAAAATCCTCGAACAGAAAATAACTGAAGTGTTGGTAAAAATAAGTTCATACCGGGAACAGCGGGATTCCCTTTTGGAGCGGCTGGAAAATATTGATAATAGTATTCAAAAACCGGCTATTGAAAAAACTGAGAGAGAAAAAGAGCTTGAAAGATATAAAGCAGAACTGGAAAAGAACAGGGAAATACAATTAAATTTAAAAGCAGAATTGGAAACGATTACTTCAGAGAAAGCCCGCTTGATAGGCAAATATGAAGAAAAAAACCGCCTGGTAACAGAGCTTGAGGCTGCACTTGTTGATCTGGAAGAACAGGGCCGCAGAAAACAAAGTCAGGTTGGACGACAGGAAAAACGAGAAAAACAGCTGACCGTAGAGCAGACTCGGTTGCAAACGGAGATAAGCTACCAGGAGATGCGATTTCGAGAGCTGTTTAATACTCTGGATCTGGTCCGGACAGATGAAAATTATGATCCCGAGGAAAGCCAGTTTACCGTGGAGAATCTGAAAGAAGATATTGAGGCACTCGGAGAAGTTAATCTCGGAGCTATCGAGGAACTGGCCAGGTTGGAAGATAGAATAAACTTCTTAACCGAGCAGAAAGATGATCTACATCGGGGAGAAGCTTCTCTACAGAAAGTTTTGGCAGAAATAGACCAGCGGATGGAATTCTATTTTAAAAAATCTTTTGAGCAGATTAATGAAAACTTTGAACAAACCTTTGTGGAACTTTTTGAAGGGGGGCAGGTTTTACTAAGATTAACCGATCAGGACCATATTCTTGATTCGGGTATTGATATTATCGCCCAGCCACCCGGCAAGAAACTACAGAATATTAATTTATTATCTGCCGGGGAAAAAGTTCTTACGGCCATTGCCCTGGTTTTTGCCATACTACGCTTTAAACCGGCTCCTTTTTACCTGCTGGACGAAGTAGAATCGATGCTTGATGATGCTAACCTGACAAGGTTCACAAAGTTTTTGAAGCAATCATCAGAGGATGCGCAGTTTATCCTGATAACTCACCGCAAAAGAACCATGGAAGAAGCTGAAGTGCTCTATGGTGTTACAATGCCTGAGCCTGGTGTATCCAAGTTAATCTCGTTAAAGCTCGATCATCAGGTCAGGGCAGAAGGGACTAGATAA
- a CDS encoding stage V sporulation protein S, protein METLKVSAHSKTKALAGALAAVIRTEGVVELQAIGAGAVNQAIKAIAVARGYVAPNGINLIFIPSFVEILVNEQERTAIKFTVESR, encoded by the coding sequence ATGGAAACTTTAAAAGTTTCGGCTCATTCCAAAACCAAGGCTCTGGCTGGAGCCCTGGCGGCGGTTATAAGAACCGAAGGGGTTGTTGAACTGCAGGCAATCGGAGCAGGGGCGGTAAACCAAGCAATTAAAGCCATTGCCGTTGCCAGGGGTTATGTAGCGCCTAATGGAATCAACCTGATTTTCATACCATCATTTGTTGAAATTTTAGTTAACGAACAAGAGAGAACTGCTATAAAATTCACCGTCGAATCCAGGTGA
- the rnc gene encoding ribonuclease III, giving the protein MPWSDKVQQLIENLGWGVDDIRLYEQALTHSSFAHERGHRRVHNERLEFLGDAVLELVISDHLFFTHPKLPEGKLTKLRADLVCEASLARLAFKLGLAKYVRLGKGEVMGGGLTRPSMLADTVEALFGALYLDLGLEKCKKYILELYEPVMLELREGILRRDYKTLLQEYSQARYSVTPAYHIVNESGPDHDKMFEAEVALDSEAIGSGWGRSKKEAEQAAAKEAWNKLSP; this is encoded by the coding sequence ATGCCTTGGTCTGATAAAGTGCAGCAATTAATCGAAAACCTGGGGTGGGGTGTAGATGATATCAGATTATATGAACAGGCTCTGACTCACAGCTCTTTTGCACACGAACGAGGACACAGGAGAGTACACAATGAACGGCTCGAATTTCTTGGAGATGCTGTTCTGGAACTGGTAATCAGCGATCATCTATTTTTTACTCATCCGAAATTACCCGAAGGGAAGCTCACCAAGCTTCGTGCAGACCTGGTTTGCGAAGCATCCTTGGCCAGACTGGCTTTCAAACTTGGCCTGGCGAAATATGTCCGTCTTGGTAAAGGTGAAGTAATGGGGGGAGGTTTAACCCGGCCTTCCATGCTTGCAGACACGGTGGAAGCTCTTTTTGGAGCCCTTTATCTTGATTTGGGATTGGAAAAATGCAAAAAATATATCCTGGAGTTGTATGAACCTGTTATGCTTGAACTTCGTGAGGGTATTCTCCGGAGAGACTATAAAACATTGCTGCAGGAGTATTCACAAGCCCGTTATTCTGTAACTCCTGCATATCATATCGTAAATGAAAGCGGACCCGACCACGACAAGATGTTCGAAGCGGAAGTGGCACTTGATTCAGAGGCTATAGGCAGCGGGTGGGGACGCAGCAAAAAGGAGGCTGAGCAGGCAGCTGCAAAAGAAGCCTGGAACAAGCTTTCACCTTAG